In Nocardia sputorum, a single genomic region encodes these proteins:
- a CDS encoding helix-turn-helix domain-containing protein has product MDDSSIGVRIRQFRGKALTQRQLADQAGVSVDLVRKLEQGGRQTASIASLQKIARALDVDIADLIGKRQGVPSANPDAGIVAIRRALTPVDDLLGETKEEEAVTLDDGRRAVEYAWGAYWSGRYELLTSILPPGLTQLRATVHAARNGSVAPANELLARMYWVTGCTLVHLGQTDPAFLAIRQALAAAELGSDPLLLATIRGSVAWQLLVQGRYDESRGVALNAAAALEPSGEVTPMHLSAYGSLVLQGATAAGRAQDVHDALSLVEAASEIALRIGADRQDYETYFGPSQVVMQTVDVNVSSERYPEALAAAKDMPANGSLPQASRARHLADTAVALTRTGRHQRALDALLTAERVGGADWLKYQTLPRHIVSELLDHDRKVPLRAFARRIGVNT; this is encoded by the coding sequence ATGGACGACTCGTCGATCGGAGTTCGGATCCGTCAGTTCCGCGGGAAGGCGCTCACGCAGCGCCAACTCGCCGATCAGGCGGGTGTCAGTGTGGATCTGGTGCGCAAACTCGAGCAGGGCGGCCGGCAGACCGCATCCATCGCCAGCTTGCAGAAGATCGCGCGCGCCTTGGACGTGGACATCGCCGACTTGATCGGCAAGCGCCAAGGCGTGCCGTCCGCCAACCCGGACGCGGGCATCGTGGCGATCCGCCGCGCCCTGACGCCGGTCGACGACCTCTTGGGCGAAACCAAGGAGGAGGAGGCGGTCACTCTCGACGACGGCCGCCGCGCGGTCGAATACGCCTGGGGCGCCTACTGGTCCGGCCGCTACGAACTGCTGACCTCGATCCTGCCGCCCGGATTGACCCAGCTCCGCGCCACCGTGCACGCCGCGCGCAACGGTTCGGTCGCGCCCGCCAACGAGTTGCTGGCCCGGATGTACTGGGTGACCGGGTGCACGCTGGTGCATCTCGGCCAGACCGATCCGGCGTTCCTGGCGATCCGGCAGGCGCTCGCGGCCGCCGAGCTGGGCAGCGATCCCCTGCTGCTGGCCACCATCCGCGGATCGGTGGCCTGGCAGTTGCTGGTGCAGGGCCGCTACGACGAGTCACGCGGCGTCGCGCTGAACGCGGCCGCGGCTCTGGAGCCCTCCGGCGAGGTCACACCGATGCACCTGTCCGCCTACGGCTCACTGGTGTTGCAGGGCGCGACCGCGGCGGGCCGGGCGCAGGACGTGCACGACGCGTTGTCCCTGGTGGAGGCCGCGAGCGAGATCGCCCTTCGGATCGGCGCGGATCGGCAGGACTACGAGACGTATTTCGGCCCGTCTCAGGTCGTCATGCAGACGGTCGACGTCAACGTCTCCTCGGAGCGCTACCCGGAGGCGCTGGCCGCCGCCAAGGACATGCCGGCCAACGGCAGTCTCCCGCAGGCGTCCCGGGCCCGGCACCTCGCCGACACGGCGGTCGCGCTGACCCGCACCGGCCGGCATCAGCGTGCGCTGGACGCCTTGCTCACCGCGGAACGGGTGGGCGGCGCGGACTGGCTGAAATACCAGACCCTGCCCCGGCATATCGTGTCCGAACTGCTCGACCACGATCGGAAGGTGCCGTTGCGCGCGTTCGCCCGCCGGATCGGGGTCAACACCTAG
- a CDS encoding MerR family transcriptional regulator: MRIGELAERTGVSERSLRYYEQQGMLASDRTPGGHRDYPERAVDRVIHIQELLAAGLTSKKIARILPCMRDADGGPNEYATPALVAELQTERERITRTINDLVRSREVLDEVIERADERSSA, encoded by the coding sequence ATGCGAATCGGGGAACTTGCCGAGCGCACCGGCGTGAGTGAACGGTCGCTGCGGTACTACGAGCAGCAGGGCATGCTGGCCTCCGATCGCACGCCCGGAGGTCATCGAGACTATCCGGAGCGGGCGGTGGACCGGGTCATCCACATCCAGGAGTTGCTCGCGGCGGGACTCACCAGCAAGAAGATCGCACGCATCCTGCCCTGCATGCGCGACGCGGACGGCGGTCCCAACGAGTACGCCACCCCGGCGCTGGTCGCCGAACTGCAGACCGAACGGGAGCGGATCACCCGGACCATCAACGATCTCGTGCGCTCGCGCGAGGTACTGGACGAGGTGATCGAACGAGCCGACGAGCGGTCCTCGGCCTAG
- a CDS encoding DUF2339 domain-containing protein, whose protein sequence is MTTSIDPALLARLSGEFTTLGTQLGMLGRDLDLLREQVTAETSGDQGDSGASRTSSARMPGGASGSVSRPSEPGGTGGQALEVPGAAASDAPGSPVAVPPGGADASVGGRSDASESGAAHGTTGGVHGDTGGVHGNIGEVHAGSERAPSGAVPPVMPPWPGHSPTTGMPVPPPQPAYVPRFAPPPSGAWGGAPWPPNAQGPMPPRPPVPPRARPPVPHTPWWQRDGVISRILALAGVAVTLIGVAMLLVLAAQAGFFGPVPRVLAGAVFSAALVGAGVRVFQRTGGRVGGIALAVTGIAGAYLDVIAVTAVYHWLHPVFGLAVAFGVAAAGIGLAMRWRAQPLAVLVVLAAAALSPVLTTRPVLLAFLIVLQCACVPVQLARNWPYLHVARTLPAVLATLAFVAGAVLGTPADAERAWVLVAAAAVALAGVAGTIVVVRHRPADLTASLTMAAALVPILVAPGMYEQRVVTVTVASIIATVLLLVAAVTLVPKLNALLRVPGHTALVAALAGSIALLEACVGATETRTLPTALFLVALVFLGVAGQRRSRPAAGLGTAFAVLGGFALLNVASPEILASQHRSEASLGVATVLGAVLALGVVAAALWCARRLPGLAGGSAWPWIAASVAGLYAVTATTVSLGVATGTPNGFLLGHSAATILWMAAATGALLFGLRELADAPAVAKLALGSGLLVTAAALAKLFLFDLATLDGLVRVAAFLIVGILLLLAGTRYARAFADAGTGSGPDGDRNVVAGAAERKTDADS, encoded by the coding sequence ATGACTACCTCCATCGATCCGGCGCTGCTCGCGCGGCTCTCCGGCGAGTTCACCACCCTGGGAACGCAGCTGGGCATGCTCGGACGGGACCTGGATCTGCTGCGTGAGCAGGTCACCGCGGAGACCAGCGGCGACCAGGGGGATTCCGGCGCATCCAGGACATCGAGTGCGCGCATGCCCGGAGGAGCGAGCGGTTCGGTATCGCGGCCCTCGGAGCCAGGCGGAACCGGCGGCCAGGCACTCGAAGTTCCCGGTGCAGCGGCATCCGATGCGCCCGGTAGTCCTGTCGCGGTGCCGCCGGGTGGGGCCGATGCGTCCGTGGGCGGCCGTTCCGATGCGAGTGAGTCCGGTGCGGCCCACGGGACCACCGGCGGGGTACACGGAGACACCGGCGGGGTACACGGGAACATCGGCGAGGTACACGCGGGATCGGAGCGCGCCCCGTCCGGTGCCGTCCCACCGGTGATGCCGCCTTGGCCGGGCCATTCGCCGACGACCGGTATGCCGGTTCCCCCTCCGCAGCCCGCGTACGTTCCGCGCTTCGCTCCGCCGCCCAGTGGCGCATGGGGTGGCGCTCCCTGGCCGCCGAACGCGCAGGGGCCGATGCCGCCTCGTCCTCCCGTCCCACCGCGCGCGAGGCCACCGGTGCCGCACACGCCGTGGTGGCAGCGCGACGGCGTGATCAGCCGGATCTTGGCGCTGGCCGGTGTCGCGGTGACGTTGATCGGCGTCGCGATGCTGCTGGTCTTGGCCGCGCAGGCGGGGTTCTTCGGGCCGGTGCCGAGAGTCCTTGCCGGTGCGGTGTTCTCGGCCGCGTTGGTGGGCGCGGGCGTGCGGGTCTTCCAGCGGACCGGCGGACGGGTCGGCGGTATCGCGCTGGCCGTCACCGGTATCGCGGGCGCTTACCTCGACGTCATCGCGGTGACGGCCGTCTACCACTGGCTGCACCCGGTGTTCGGGCTCGCCGTCGCCTTCGGTGTCGCTGCCGCTGGCATCGGGCTGGCGATGCGATGGCGCGCACAGCCCTTGGCGGTGCTGGTCGTGCTCGCCGCGGCGGCGCTGTCTCCAGTGCTCACCACGCGGCCGGTGCTCCTCGCGTTCTTGATCGTGTTGCAGTGCGCCTGCGTGCCGGTGCAATTGGCCCGGAACTGGCCGTATCTGCACGTGGCACGGACATTGCCGGCCGTACTGGCGACGCTCGCGTTCGTCGCGGGGGCCGTCCTCGGTACGCCCGCGGACGCGGAGCGCGCTTGGGTGCTCGTGGCCGCCGCGGCGGTCGCGCTGGCCGGAGTCGCCGGGACGATCGTCGTCGTCCGGCACCGACCCGCCGATCTCACCGCCTCGCTGACGATGGCGGCGGCGCTCGTGCCGATCCTGGTCGCTCCGGGGATGTACGAGCAACGAGTCGTCACGGTGACGGTGGCGTCGATCATCGCGACGGTGCTCTTACTCGTCGCTGCGGTGACATTGGTGCCGAAACTGAACGCGCTGCTGCGGGTTCCGGGGCATACCGCTCTCGTTGCCGCCCTCGCGGGCTCGATCGCGCTGCTCGAGGCGTGCGTCGGCGCGACCGAGACGCGAACACTGCCCACGGCTCTGTTCCTGGTGGCGTTGGTCTTCCTCGGCGTGGCGGGCCAGCGGAGGTCGCGTCCGGCGGCGGGCCTCGGCACGGCGTTCGCGGTGCTCGGCGGCTTCGCGTTGCTGAACGTCGCGAGCCCCGAAATCCTCGCTTCGCAGCATCGCTCGGAGGCGAGCCTCGGTGTGGCGACCGTGCTCGGGGCGGTACTGGCCCTCGGTGTGGTGGCCGCGGCGCTGTGGTGCGCGCGGCGACTGCCGGGCCTTGCCGGGGGTAGTGCGTGGCCGTGGATCGCCGCCAGCGTCGCGGGACTCTACGCGGTGACCGCGACGACGGTCTCCCTCGGCGTCGCGACCGGCACGCCGAACGGGTTCCTCCTCGGCCACAGCGCCGCCACCATCCTCTGGATGGCGGCCGCGACCGGCGCGCTCCTGTTCGGACTGCGCGAACTCGCCGACGCGCCCGCGGTCGCCAAACTAGCCTTGGGCTCCGGTCTCCTGGTCACCGCAGCCGCCTTGGCGAAACTGTTCCTCTTCGACCTGGCCACTCTCGACGGCTTGGTCCGCGTCGCGGCGTTCCTGATCGTCGGCATCCTCCTGCTCTTGGCCGGAACCCGCTACGCCCGCGCGTTCGCCGACGCGGGCACCGGCAGCGGACCGGATGGGGACCGCAATGTCGTTGCGGGAGCGGCTGAGCGAAAGACCGACGCTGACAGCTGA